One Streptomyces sp. CG4 genomic window, CGTGCCCCGCGCCCCTCGCATCTGCCGCGTCCCGGTCCGTGGCGGACGGCTCGTCCATCGGCTCCCCCCTCGATTCGTCCTGCCCCCGAAGGGTCAACGTACGATCGCGTCCCGCCGTGCCCGGAAGGGGTCGGTCACTTCGCCGCGTCGGCCGCCTTCACCAGGGCGTCCTTGGTCACCGCGCCGGCGTACACCTTGCCGTTGTCGGTGATCAGGGCGTTGACCAGGCGAGTGGAGAAGACCGTGCCCTTGCCGAACTTGCCGGAGACCTTCTCGCCGAGCGAGCCGAGGAAGCCGCCGACGTCACCGCCCTTGGAGCCGGTCGGCAGGGCGCCCTTGGCACCGGTGTCGAAGGTCGCGATGGACGTCCAGCCCTTGCCGAGGACGCCCGCGCCCTTCATGCCGCCCTTGGCGAAGCCGTCGCCGGACTCGCGCCCGTGCCGCCGGGCCGCGGAGTCCTGCTTCTCGTCCGTCACCTTCGCACCCTTGGGCGGGGTGAAGTCGAAGGTGGAGCCGGCCGGCTTGGCGAAGGAGACCTGGGTGAAGCCCGCGTCGAGGACGGCGGCGCCGCCGCTCTTCGGCGTCAGCGTGAACTTCAGCGGCATGCCCGTCTTCGCGTCGACGGCGATGCTGATCGCGCCGACCGTGGTGCCGGACTGCCGGGGCTTGATCAGCAGCTTGTAGGCGTCGCGGCCGGCGACCTGCTCGGTGCCGTCGACGGTGACGGACGTGGTGCCGTCCACCGACTTCAGCGCCTGGTCGGCGAAGTCCTTCGGCGTGGCCGGGGGCTCGGCCTTGCGGTCCTTGCCGGAGTCGGCCGAGGTGGAGTGGTGGACCGCGTTGCTCTTGCTGTCGTAGCCCCACACGTCCTTCCCGTGGTGGATCAGGCTGTACTCGGAGCCGCTCTCCAGCAGCGACAGCTTCTGCTTCTCCGGGCCGTCGGCGGCGACGCGCAGCGTGTGCGTGCCGGAGAGGAGCGAGGTGAGCTGGGACTGCGGGTCGGCGGAGGAGCCGTCGCCGGAGCCCTTGGCGGCGCCGGAGGCCAGGCTGTTCTCCAGGCCGCCGAGGTTGGGCAGGCCGAGGTCGGTGTTGATCCGCACGGTGCCGGACAGCTGCTGCACGTCCGACTTGGCGATCTTCTCGATGAGCTGCTTGGCGGTGATCCTGG contains:
- a CDS encoding outer membrane lipoprotein carrier protein LolA produces the protein MAPYETDDAADATRDEDPRAGRRKAARYAVPVAVVGVAAATIGLVPALAASGDPDLPRITAKQLIEKIAKSDVQQLSGTVRINTDLGLPNLGGLENSLASGAAKGSGDGSSADPQSQLTSLLSGTHTLRVAADGPEKQKLSLLESGSEYSLIHHGKDVWGYDSKSNAVHHSTSADSGKDRKAEPPATPKDFADQALKSVDGTTSVTVDGTEQVAGRDAYKLLIKPRQSGTTVGAISIAVDAKTGMPLKFTLTPKSGGAAVLDAGFTQVSFAKPAGSTFDFTPPKGAKVTDEKQDSAARRHGRESGDGFAKGGMKGAGVLGKGWTSIATFDTGAKGALPTGSKGGDVGGFLGSLGEKVSGKFGKGTVFSTRLVNALITDNGKVYAGAVTKDALVKAADAAK